A part of Macrobrachium nipponense isolate FS-2020 chromosome 26, ASM1510439v2, whole genome shotgun sequence genomic DNA contains:
- the LOC135200126 gene encoding cuticle protein AM1159-like, producing the protein MKFAVLFCLAAMAFAAPQEDAQILKDERVDNGDGSFSYSFAADNGIETEVAGTPGSEGQSNMEGFYLLPLEDGGFARVTFVADEEGFKTLQRSPPTPHPLPEHVHELLRIAEEQRAQGITFE; encoded by the exons ATGAAGTTT GCCGTTCTCTTCTGCCTGGCCGCCATGGCCTTCGCCGCCCCTCAGGAGGACGCCCAGATCCTCAAGGACGAAAGAGTCGACAACGGCGACGGCTCCTTCAGCTACTCCTTCGCCGCCGACAACGGCATCGAGACGGAAGTGGCAGGAACCCCAGGATCTGAGGGACAGAGCAACATGGAAGGATTCTACCT ACTTCCCCTGGAGGACGGAGGCTTCGCCAGGGTCACCTTCGTAGCCGACGAGGAGGGCTTCAAAACCCTCCAGCGAtctcctcccaccccccaccccctccctgaaCACGTCCACGAGCTCCTCAGGATCGCCGAGGAGCAGAGGGCTCAAGGAATCACTTTCGAATAA